The proteins below come from a single Leptotrichia sp. oral taxon 223 genomic window:
- a CDS encoding class I SAM-dependent methyltransferase: MIRTNEEKFLKKLKENINIESLKGDGKIFSYVNGNYLAGDNEKYMNMYDKLSFWYDFGEKWIGLLRYGNTISEMRKNLMEHLEWKNGISVLYVSIGTGKDLNFIPQNVDLKSLDFTGIDISRGMLKKCHSIWKKRTNLTLVNCCAEDLPFKDNAFDIVFHVGGINFFTDKALAIKEMIRVSKPGSKIMIADETADFIGTQYKKSIFTKNYYRNTDFDLSEIQKCIPESVKEKKTDFLWNNRFYCITFRK, encoded by the coding sequence ATGATAAGAACCAATGAGGAAAAATTTCTGAAAAAATTGAAAGAAAATATCAATATTGAAAGCTTAAAAGGAGATGGAAAAATATTTTCATATGTAAACGGAAATTATCTTGCAGGAGATAATGAAAAATATATGAATATGTATGATAAATTATCATTCTGGTATGATTTTGGTGAAAAATGGATAGGACTGCTCAGATATGGAAATACAATTTCTGAAATGAGAAAAAATCTTATGGAACATCTGGAATGGAAAAATGGTATTTCTGTTTTGTATGTTTCCATTGGCACTGGAAAGGATTTAAATTTTATTCCACAGAATGTTGATTTAAAATCTTTAGATTTTACAGGTATAGACATTTCCCGTGGTATGTTAAAAAAATGTCATTCAATCTGGAAAAAAAGAACAAACCTCACATTAGTAAATTGCTGTGCAGAAGATTTACCTTTTAAGGACAATGCTTTTGATATTGTTTTTCATGTAGGAGGAATTAATTTTTTTACTGATAAGGCTCTGGCTATAAAAGAAATGATCCGTGTATCAAAACCTGGTTCAAAAATAATGATAGCAGATGAAACCGCAGATTTTATCGGAACTCAATATAAGAAAAGTATTTTTACAAAAAATTACTACAGGAATACAGATTTTGATTTAAGTGAAATTCAGAAATGCATACCTGAAAGTGTAAAAGAAAAGAAGACAGACTTTTTATGGAATAACAGATTCTATTGTATTACATTCAGAAAATAG
- the asnA gene encoding aspartate--ammonia ligase, which yields MSSIIIPKNYDPKYGIMETEIAIKAAKDCFEKELAKALDLTRISAPMFVRKTAGINDNLNGVERPVAFETKEMPDVTLEIVHSLAKWKRIALKQYGVEAGKGIYTDMNAIRRDEDLDNIHSIYVDQWDWEKVISKEDRNIDFLKDTVKKIYQVFLNAEKELTDKFDKFEKFLPKEVTFITSQELENLYPELTPNEREDKFSKENGAIFIMQIGKVLNSGQRHDGRAPDYDDWELNGDLIMWNPVLERSLELSSMGIRVDKAALERQLKELNLEERKNLDFHKMLLNDELPLTIGGGIGQSRICMFLLQKAHIGEVQASVWTPEIVKECKENGINLLWY from the coding sequence ATGTCAAGTATTATAATTCCAAAAAATTATGATCCAAAATACGGGATTATGGAAACAGAAATCGCTATAAAAGCGGCAAAAGACTGTTTTGAAAAAGAGCTTGCAAAAGCGTTGGACTTAACAAGAATTTCGGCACCTATGTTCGTTAGAAAGACGGCAGGGATTAATGACAACTTAAACGGTGTTGAGCGTCCTGTGGCTTTTGAAACAAAAGAAATGCCAGATGTAACATTGGAAATTGTACATTCGCTTGCAAAATGGAAAAGAATCGCATTAAAGCAGTATGGTGTAGAAGCTGGAAAAGGGATTTACACAGATATGAATGCCATTAGAAGAGATGAGGATTTGGACAATATACATTCGATTTATGTCGATCAGTGGGACTGGGAGAAAGTTATTTCAAAAGAAGATAGAAATATTGACTTTTTAAAGGACACTGTAAAAAAAATATATCAAGTCTTTTTAAATGCAGAAAAAGAATTGACAGACAAATTCGATAAATTTGAAAAATTTTTACCAAAGGAAGTAACATTTATCACTTCTCAAGAGCTGGAAAATTTATATCCTGAATTGACTCCAAACGAAAGGGAAGACAAATTTTCAAAAGAAAATGGAGCAATATTTATTATGCAAATTGGAAAAGTATTAAATTCAGGACAAAGACACGACGGCCGTGCCCCAGATTATGATGATTGGGAATTAAATGGAGATTTGATTATGTGGAATCCAGTTCTTGAAAGATCGCTGGAATTATCATCAATGGGAATCCGTGTGGACAAAGCCGCTCTAGAACGTCAATTAAAAGAGTTAAATCTGGAAGAAAGAAAAAATCTTGATTTTCACAAAATGCTTCTAAACGATGAATTGCCACTAACAATCGGTGGAGGAATCGGACAGTCAAGAATCTGTATGTTTTTATTGCAAAAAGCTCACATTGGAGAAGTTCAGGCCTCAGTTTGGACTCCTGAAATTGTGAAGGAATGTAAAGAAAACGGAATCAATCTTTTATGGTATTAA
- a CDS encoding gamma-glutamyl-gamma-aminobutyrate hydrolase family protein — translation MNNKRKPIIGITTSLELNPNRLNDHKTIVSVDYSKAVINAGGIPFILPITENMEVIREQIQLLDGLLLSGGGDPDPILYGENCLQEVGSITPERDKFELEILDEFMKTGKPIFGICRGLQIANVYFGGSLYQDVKYTGTTINHMQKWLPDLPTHDINIEKDNILFEIFGEKTRTNSFHHQMIKDLGNGLIAIAKANDGIVEAFQNKNHKFFYAVQWHPEMMAVRGNEKMQEIFDKFIESCGK, via the coding sequence ATGAATAATAAAAGAAAACCAATTATAGGGATTACTACTTCGCTGGAATTAAACCCAAATAGACTAAATGATCACAAGACGATAGTTTCTGTGGATTACAGCAAGGCGGTTATAAATGCTGGAGGAATACCATTTATTTTGCCAATAACAGAAAATATGGAAGTTATAAGGGAACAAATTCAGCTTCTGGACGGTCTTTTACTTTCTGGAGGAGGAGATCCTGATCCGATTTTATATGGAGAGAACTGTCTGCAGGAAGTTGGGAGTATTACACCAGAGCGGGATAAATTTGAGCTTGAAATTTTAGATGAGTTTATGAAAACTGGAAAGCCTATTTTTGGGATTTGTCGTGGATTGCAAATTGCAAATGTCTATTTTGGCGGAAGTTTGTATCAAGATGTAAAATATACGGGAACGACGATTAATCATATGCAAAAGTGGCTTCCTGACTTGCCTACACACGATATAAATATTGAAAAGGATAATATTTTATTTGAAATTTTTGGAGAAAAAACTAGAACAAACTCTTTCCATCATCAAATGATAAAAGATTTGGGAAATGGCTTGATTGCTATTGCAAAAGCAAACGATGGAATAGTAGAGGCTTTTCAAAACAAAAATCATAAATTCTTTTATGCAGTACAATGGCATCCTGAAATGATGGCAGTTCGTGGGAATGAGAAAATGCAGGAGATTTTTGACAAGTTTATTGAAAGTTGCGGGAAATAA
- a CDS encoding dipeptidase, producing the protein MFFDMHADVWTDNFWEYQKGNKDVIRNKYKEKFLKGGLSGGIFVIYLNVNEVENTEEYFFADLRAMTEELYHARDLIKVIKEPSDFKIFENWKNVKEEDKKFGIMLGIEGLPGIGDKLDYIYLLNQLGVRHIGMTWNEANAFATGQSGDKNRGLTSLGIDAVRIINELGILLDVSHANDKTFWDIVKHSKKPFFASHSNARSLCPSMRNLTDDQILCIGERGGMVGMNSYHNFVSQNENEKNLEMLLNHLEYVAEKIGLDKVGFGLDFAEYYTPEGEEVDGLLGLHDVTELGNVKKALKKRGYSQNEIEMVTYKNFIDFFGRVRNFK; encoded by the coding sequence ATGTTTTTTGATATGCATGCAGATGTGTGGACGGATAATTTCTGGGAATATCAGAAGGGAAATAAGGACGTTATTAGAAATAAATACAAGGAAAAATTTTTGAAAGGAGGGCTTTCTGGAGGAATTTTTGTTATTTATTTGAATGTGAATGAAGTGGAGAATACTGAAGAATATTTTTTTGCAGATTTGCGAGCAATGACTGAGGAATTGTACCACGCAAGAGATTTGATAAAGGTTATAAAAGAGCCATCTGATTTTAAAATTTTTGAAAATTGGAAAAATGTTAAGGAAGAAGATAAAAAGTTTGGAATTATGCTTGGAATAGAAGGGCTTCCAGGGATTGGAGATAAACTTGATTATATTTATTTATTAAATCAGCTTGGTGTGCGACATATTGGAATGACTTGGAATGAAGCAAACGCTTTTGCAACAGGGCAGAGTGGAGATAAAAACAGGGGATTGACTTCACTTGGAATTGATGCTGTGAGAATAATCAATGAATTGGGAATCTTACTTGATGTTTCACATGCTAACGATAAAACATTCTGGGATATTGTCAAACATTCTAAAAAGCCTTTTTTTGCCTCACATTCAAATGCCAGAAGTCTTTGTCCGTCAATGAGGAACTTAACTGATGATCAAATTTTATGTATCGGTGAACGAGGGGGAATGGTTGGAATGAACAGTTATCACAATTTTGTCAGTCAAAATGAAAATGAAAAAAATCTGGAAATGCTTTTAAATCATCTGGAATATGTGGCTGAGAAAATTGGACTGGATAAAGTTGGATTTGGACTTGACTTTGCTGAATATTATACTCCAGAAGGAGAAGAGGTTGATGGACTTCTTGGTCTTCACGATGTTACAGAGTTAGGCAATGTAAAAAAAGCCTTGAAAAAAAGAGGATACTCTCAAAATGAGATTGAGATGGTAACTTATAAGAACTTTATTGATTTTTTTGGAAGAGTGAGAAATTTTAAATAA
- a CDS encoding LD-carboxypeptidase, translating to MNFPEPLKQGDKVFLVCTSSPIFEEDIEKCKEVVKNLDFEPVLGESLFENIGGYMAGTPEIRAKDLHRAFSDGEIKGIFCVKGGFSASQLLDKLDYELIKKNPKVFVGYSDVTNLSIAFNQKCNLGVFHGPMVKSNMFNDFNEFTKKSFFNALDKKKDEKWLFENPIDEKTGAEKETSLLYKKDFENKKINGELTGGNLSIIVTTLGTDYEIDTKGKIFFIEEIEEEISRIDRMMTHLKYAGKFEDCNAVLLGNFAGCENTYGENYELMDFLKDFFKDYEKPVIYGLESGHEKPDLVTMPMGAKCTLKINENKNEIYFEK from the coding sequence ATGAATTTTCCGGAACCATTAAAACAAGGAGATAAAGTGTTTTTAGTATGCACTTCTTCTCCTATTTTTGAGGAAGATATTGAAAAATGTAAGGAAGTTGTGAAAAACTTAGATTTTGAGCCAGTGTTAGGGGAGAGTCTTTTTGAGAATATTGGAGGATATATGGCGGGAACGCCTGAAATTAGGGCAAAAGATTTACATAGGGCTTTTTCTGATGGTGAAATTAAAGGGATTTTTTGTGTGAAGGGTGGATTTAGTGCTTCTCAGCTTTTGGATAAGCTGGATTATGAATTAATAAAGAAAAATCCTAAAGTTTTTGTGGGTTATAGCGATGTTACAAATTTGAGCATTGCTTTCAATCAGAAGTGTAATTTGGGAGTTTTTCATGGGCCTATGGTAAAATCAAATATGTTTAATGATTTTAATGAGTTTACAAAAAAATCTTTTTTTAATGCCTTGGATAAGAAAAAAGATGAAAAATGGTTATTTGAAAATCCAATAGATGAAAAAACTGGAGCAGAAAAAGAAACGTCACTTCTGTATAAAAAGGATTTTGAAAATAAAAAAATAAATGGTGAATTAACTGGTGGAAATCTTTCAATAATTGTTACAACTTTAGGAACAGATTATGAAATTGATACAAAAGGAAAAATATTTTTTATTGAGGAAATTGAAGAGGAAATCAGCAGGATTGACAGAATGATGACACATTTGAAATATGCTGGAAAATTTGAAGACTGTAATGCGGTTTTACTTGGAAATTTTGCAGGCTGTGAGAATACTTATGGAGAAAATTATGAGTTAATGGACTTTTTAAAAGATTTTTTCAAGGATTATGAAAAGCCTGTAATTTATGGACTTGAAAGTGGACATGAAAAGCCTGATTTGGTAACAATGCCGATGGGAGCAAAATGTACTTTGAAGATTAATGAAAATAAGAATGAAATTTATTTTGAAAAATAG
- a CDS encoding YhcH/YjgK/YiaL family protein: MIFTNMNDEVQNKSLAKDIQFCIEFAKKNENKILSLVHGSYDVGYNDIKMNVGKYFTKSENEKFWESHKKYLDVQIMINGTEKVAISDIRNMEVKSFDSEKDLVILEGEKAFDVVMKTGDVFVFFPNDVHKPELNVSENDNSGSIRKIVTKVVFKIEIYKMNI; encoded by the coding sequence ATGATTTTTACAAATATGAATGATGAAGTGCAAAACAAAAGTTTGGCAAAGGATATTCAATTTTGCATTGAATTTGCGAAAAAAAATGAGAACAAAATTTTATCGCTTGTACATGGAAGTTATGATGTAGGATATAATGACATTAAAATGAATGTAGGAAAATATTTTACAAAAAGTGAAAATGAGAAATTTTGGGAAAGCCATAAAAAATATTTGGATGTACAAATTATGATTAATGGAACTGAAAAAGTTGCAATTAGTGATATTCGAAATATGGAAGTTAAGAGCTTTGATTCTGAAAAGGATTTGGTAATTCTGGAAGGTGAAAAAGCATTTGATGTAGTTATGAAAACTGGGGATGTGTTTGTATTTTTCCCAAATGATGTGCATAAGCCTGAACTTAATGTTTCCGAAAATGATAATTCTGGAAGTATAAGAAAGATTGTTACAAAGGTTGTTTTTAAAATTGAAATTTACAAAATGAATATTTAA
- a CDS encoding tRNA-dihydrouridine synthase → MKIYTAPMAGITDYSFRKILEKFEPDFLFTEMVNANLLNREDEITLNELLKCDNKQKTGTQIFGGDKDELVSGILKLKNLGFRKININMGCPQPKIIKNGAGSALLENYNLVNQVLLETQDIGAEISIKIRVGYKDFDNPEIFLNLANKHNLDFICVHGRTQKQMYSGTANWEIVEKLSKMPRNIHFFGNGDLFEPSEIKRRITPCNLDGIILSRGIIGNPWLISQTREFLQTGRINTIQTFDETKLLVLEHLQNIVKNKGEKKAVLEINKFLRPYFQKFWDKNLDRNSEIAVIENFYDENLKSKIDKIILEKGILEKIKMIEML, encoded by the coding sequence ATGAAAATATACACTGCTCCAATGGCCGGAATTACTGATTATTCTTTTAGAAAAATACTTGAAAAATTTGAGCCTGACTTTTTGTTTACAGAAATGGTAAATGCGAATTTATTGAATCGTGAGGATGAAATTACTTTAAATGAGCTTTTGAAATGTGATAATAAGCAAAAAACTGGAACACAAATTTTTGGTGGAGATAAGGATGAGTTGGTTTCGGGAATTTTAAAGCTGAAAAATTTGGGATTTAGAAAAATTAATATAAATATGGGATGTCCACAGCCTAAGATTATAAAAAATGGAGCTGGCTCGGCACTTCTTGAAAACTATAACTTAGTTAATCAGGTTCTTTTGGAAACGCAAGATATTGGTGCTGAAATTTCAATAAAAATACGTGTTGGCTATAAGGATTTTGACAATCCTGAAATATTTTTAAATTTGGCAAATAAGCATAACCTTGATTTTATCTGTGTTCATGGACGGACTCAAAAACAAATGTATTCTGGAACTGCCAACTGGGAAATTGTTGAAAAACTAAGCAAAATGCCAAGAAATATACATTTTTTTGGAAACGGCGATTTATTTGAACCTTCCGAAATAAAACGAAGAATAACTCCGTGCAACCTTGACGGTATAATACTTTCACGTGGCATAATCGGTAATCCTTGGTTAATTTCACAAACAAGGGAATTTTTGCAGACTGGCAGAATAAACACAATTCAAACTTTTGATGAAACAAAATTACTTGTTTTGGAACATTTGCAAAATATCGTGAAAAATAAAGGAGAAAAGAAGGCTGTGCTTGAAATAAACAAATTTTTACGTCCATATTTCCAAAAATTCTGGGATAAAAATTTGGATAGAAATAGTGAAATTGCAGTAATTGAAAATTTTTATGATGAAAATTTAAAAAGTAAAATTGACAAAATTATTTTAGAAAAAGGAATTTTAGAAAAAATAAAGATGATTGAAATGCTGTAA
- a CDS encoding DUF4431 domain-containing protein, giving the protein MVNVWNEASSNADFDTLEKILGDKIEYYQSSVTKTYYISDQKKFFENNPVYGQKIKGDITVTQISNKQAKAEFVKEVTTKKGTKEYPSYLVFENVNGEWKLILESDLISDKNAENKQKRVPENPNKSTYKYDEPVTIVGTFGIKEFETETGIQKPYVLRLSSPITVVANGGDEFNETETSQSIIQMSPLEEHINYLKSRNAYGKRIQVTGSFYHSHTGHHFTPVLISVSEVKILN; this is encoded by the coding sequence ATGGTTAATGTCTGGAATGAAGCCTCAAGTAATGCTGACTTTGATACTTTGGAAAAAATTTTAGGGGATAAAATTGAATATTACCAATCCTCTGTTACTAAAACGTACTATATTTCCGATCAGAAGAAATTTTTTGAAAATAATCCTGTTTATGGGCAAAAAATAAAAGGAGATATTACTGTTACACAAATTTCCAATAAGCAGGCAAAAGCGGAATTTGTCAAGGAAGTTACAACTAAAAAAGGTACAAAAGAATATCCTTCCTATCTTGTTTTTGAAAATGTAAATGGTGAATGGAAACTGATTTTGGAAAGCGATTTGATTTCTGATAAAAATGCTGAAAATAAACAAAAGCGTGTTCCTGAAAATCCTAATAAATCCACATACAAATATGATGAGCCAGTTACAATCGTCGGAACTTTTGGAATTAAGGAATTTGAAACAGAAACGGGAATTCAAAAACCGTATGTTTTAAGGTTAAGCTCGCCAATTACAGTAGTAGCAAATGGAGGGGACGAATTTAACGAAACAGAAACCAGTCAGAGCATAATCCAGATGTCTCCCTTGGAAGAACATATAAACTATTTAAAATCACGCAATGCTTATGGTAAACGTATTCAAGTTACAGGTTCATTTTATCATTCTCATACAGGACATCATTTTACACCTGTTTTAATTTCTGTTTCTGAAGTTAAAATTTTAAATTAA
- a CDS encoding autotransporter domain-containing protein: MKKNKKLMLLAISLLALLSCTSNNGKGNLKTGIGGTIRNSGSGNGKGSGNPAVTNPTSPGSPANPATPNPATPSISTNARFPKINLSAIPNSELDIFAYKIAGEKLDAPKTASKTHYEVKDREVGFYLNRSATKPLTIATSTTMDVKAGGGAMAFFEGTSVYNGNTHFFTDPQEAVKHYLTKLIHNAEKLTFNMEPNSYLFVLKGVEVELSKTDVSNLLAKIPANQRPTINGTGYKLVKFDNSRLFVDKDVNLDDPNDLYNKVDVTNSTFTINSGKTITGTKDNQIGIKGLYGFEYEFVPNDVNYNRGTIDMKGSNSIGAYGTASNFNNLGTISVGKNSAAIYWSAESEFDYGLLGPSAPIPHNSARNDGDILLGENSTGMYMDKPYFDNKGFIANLNNGKIESTAANVIGMWANVRNQKKDPTASDTPQDVIGSVGEINLYGDKSIGIYAGGDGAYNAENQKYYGSKGKIRIGDSSDRNNPSMGMYSDNPNAKMINNGIIEIGKDSIGMAGINGNTLENKGTINITKDGGIGMYLANGSKGTNSGTITTVGTPKDAIGVVVGKDSEFTNNGKIHIESAGGAGIVVAGGIIKNYGDIEVSGGAVRDRVDNTRTIKVLSSKTKPINGDLGVYVDTLGKTKPIEGLSNLGLQSADLLIGAEATEKTNATEVAVGNEVLDLFNKSIQSSNIANWNVKTGSLVWEADSEIKNNKIEKVTLKKQSYAKFADSETTAEVANGLDEKYTGTAADSKDKQVFNYLNTLSDRKALARTYREINGSQYINVQQRIAQTDNILDNKLSALQKENADKSGHHVSTFFNRDKHEARTPELADSNSSAYGISYLFNNADAKQGIYAGTVINNFKFKDNGKSKENVTMFKLGAYKTFDLNNLEWTLSGDGFASKNDMKRRFVIGNNVYENKANYNAYGFAIKNELGKTFQVGENVTVKPYAGLKLGYGKFSKIKEKDGTLNMEVKGSNYYSVKPSAGVEVGYSAPITENTKFKASLGLGYEHELGKVESKVNEAKFTNTSTKINLKGAKDERRGNFKSNVKVGFEAGNFNFTVNGGYDTKDKNSHIGVGLGVSF; this comes from the coding sequence ATGAAAAAAAATAAAAAATTAATGTTACTTGCAATCTCCCTGCTTGCTTTGCTAAGCTGTACAAGCAATAATGGAAAGGGCAACCTAAAAACAGGCATTGGCGGAACTATTAGAAACAGTGGAAGCGGAAATGGTAAAGGTTCTGGAAATCCAGCAGTTACCAATCCAACTTCACCAGGTTCTCCAGCTAACCCAGCAACCCCAAATCCTGCAACACCGTCAATAAGCACAAATGCAAGATTTCCAAAAATAAATCTCAGTGCAATTCCTAATTCAGAATTAGACATTTTTGCATATAAAATTGCTGGAGAAAAACTGGACGCACCTAAAACTGCCAGCAAAACTCACTATGAAGTCAAGGACAGGGAAGTTGGATTTTACTTGAACCGTTCAGCTACAAAACCGCTTACTATAGCTACTTCAACAACAATGGATGTAAAAGCAGGTGGAGGAGCAATGGCATTTTTTGAAGGAACCAGCGTTTATAATGGAAACACACACTTTTTTACGGATCCTCAGGAAGCTGTTAAGCATTACTTGACAAAACTTATACACAATGCTGAAAAATTGACATTCAATATGGAACCTAATTCGTATTTATTCGTACTTAAAGGCGTAGAGGTAGAATTGTCTAAAACTGATGTTTCAAATCTTCTTGCCAAAATTCCTGCAAATCAAAGGCCGACAATTAATGGTACTGGCTATAAATTAGTTAAATTTGATAATTCCAGACTTTTTGTAGACAAGGATGTAAACTTGGATGATCCTAACGACTTGTATAATAAAGTAGATGTTACAAATTCTACTTTCACTATTAATTCTGGTAAAACAATTACTGGAACAAAAGACAATCAAATTGGAATTAAAGGACTGTATGGATTTGAATATGAATTTGTTCCAAACGATGTGAACTATAACCGTGGTACTATCGATATGAAAGGTAGCAACTCAATCGGAGCATATGGTACTGCGTCAAACTTTAATAACCTTGGAACAATCTCAGTTGGAAAAAATTCAGCTGCAATTTACTGGAGTGCAGAATCTGAATTTGACTACGGACTGCTTGGACCTTCTGCTCCTATTCCGCACAATTCTGCAAGAAACGACGGAGATATTCTGCTCGGAGAAAATTCTACAGGAATGTATATGGACAAGCCTTACTTTGACAACAAAGGATTTATTGCAAATTTAAATAATGGAAAAATTGAAAGTACAGCAGCCAATGTAATCGGAATGTGGGCAAATGTCCGTAACCAGAAGAAAGATCCTACAGCTTCAGATACTCCACAAGACGTAATTGGAAGTGTTGGTGAAATTAATCTTTATGGAGATAAGTCAATTGGAATCTATGCTGGCGGAGATGGTGCCTATAATGCAGAAAATCAAAAATATTATGGTTCTAAAGGAAAAATCAGAATAGGTGATTCATCTGATAGAAACAACCCAAGTATGGGAATGTACAGCGATAATCCAAATGCAAAAATGATAAATAACGGAATTATAGAAATCGGTAAAGATTCAATCGGTATGGCAGGAATCAACGGAAATACTTTAGAAAACAAAGGAACTATCAACATCACTAAGGATGGCGGTATCGGAATGTACTTGGCAAATGGTTCTAAAGGTACAAACAGCGGTACAATAACTACTGTTGGAACTCCAAAAGACGCAATCGGTGTAGTTGTTGGAAAAGATTCTGAATTTACAAATAATGGTAAAATCCACATTGAATCTGCTGGCGGTGCAGGAATTGTTGTTGCTGGCGGAATAATTAAGAATTATGGAGATATTGAAGTTAGTGGCGGTGCCGTAAGAGACCGTGTAGACAACACAAGAACTATTAAAGTTCTCTCAAGCAAAACAAAACCAATCAACGGAGATTTGGGAGTTTACGTAGACACATTAGGAAAAACAAAACCAATTGAAGGTCTTTCAAACTTAGGATTACAAAGTGCTGACTTGTTAATCGGTGCAGAAGCTACTGAAAAAACTAACGCTACTGAAGTAGCAGTTGGAAATGAAGTGCTTGATCTATTTAACAAATCTATTCAATCAAGCAATATTGCAAACTGGAATGTAAAAACTGGTTCTTTAGTATGGGAAGCTGATTCAGAAATTAAAAATAACAAAATAGAAAAAGTTACTTTGAAAAAACAATCCTATGCAAAATTTGCAGATAGTGAAACAACTGCAGAAGTGGCTAATGGGCTGGATGAAAAATATACTGGAACTGCGGCAGATTCAAAAGACAAACAAGTATTCAATTACTTAAATACATTGAGCGACAGAAAGGCGTTGGCAAGAACTTACCGTGAAATTAATGGAAGTCAATATATCAATGTTCAACAAAGAATTGCACAGACTGATAATATTTTAGACAACAAACTTTCTGCTTTACAAAAAGAAAATGCTGATAAATCTGGACATCATGTTTCTACTTTCTTTAACAGGGATAAACATGAGGCAAGAACGCCAGAATTAGCAGATTCAAACAGCTCAGCTTACGGAATTTCATATTTATTCAATAATGCTGATGCAAAACAGGGAATTTATGCTGGAACAGTTATTAACAACTTCAAATTTAAAGACAATGGAAAATCAAAAGAAAATGTAACAATGTTTAAATTAGGTGCTTACAAGACATTTGACTTAAATAATCTTGAATGGACTTTAAGCGGAGATGGATTTGCTTCTAAAAATGATATGAAGAGAAGATTTGTAATCGGAAATAATGTTTATGAAAACAAGGCTAACTACAATGCTTACGGATTTGCAATCAAGAACGAATTAGGAAAAACTTTCCAAGTTGGAGAAAATGTTACAGTCAAACCTTACGCTGGTCTAAAACTTGGCTATGGTAAATTTTCAAAAATTAAGGAAAAAGATGGAACTTTAAATATGGAAGTTAAAGGAAGCAATTACTATTCTGTAAAACCATCTGCAGGAGTTGAAGTTGGATATTCCGCTCCAATTACAGAAAACACAAAATTCAAAGCATCTTTAGGACTTGGCTATGAACATGAACTAGGAAAAGTTGAAAGCAAGGTGAACGAAGCTAAATTTACGAATACAAGCACTAAAATCAACTTAAAAGGCGCAAAAGACGAAAGACGTGGAAATTTCAAGAGCAATGTAAAAGTAGGATTTGAAGCAGGAAACTTTAATTTTACAGTAAATGGTGGATATGATACAAAGGATAAGAATTCTCATATTGGTGTAGGACTTGGTGTTTCATTCTAA
- a CDS encoding OmpA family protein: MKKVLAIILLSLLTVVSCTTATDGTRKVSKTGIGAGIGAATGAIIGQAIGKDTKGTLIGTAGGAAVGAAIGNIFDRQEKELRNKLKGTGVDVKRTGEGEIKLTAPENITFDINSYVIKPQFRNTLDSVATVLKTYPDSTIIVSGHTDTTGNDAINNPLSVNRASSVESYLESQGISNSRITSRGYGSRQPIASNATEAGRAQNRRVEIAIIANQK; encoded by the coding sequence ATGAAAAAAGTATTAGCAATTATTCTGTTATCATTATTAACAGTAGTTTCTTGCACGACTGCCACTGATGGAACGAGAAAGGTTAGCAAAACTGGAATCGGTGCAGGAATTGGAGCAGCTACAGGAGCTATAATTGGACAGGCTATTGGAAAAGATACAAAAGGTACATTAATTGGTACAGCTGGAGGGGCTGCAGTTGGAGCGGCTATTGGAAATATTTTTGACAGACAGGAAAAAGAATTAAGAAATAAATTAAAAGGGACAGGTGTAGATGTAAAAAGAACTGGTGAAGGCGAAATCAAATTAACAGCGCCTGAAAATATCACTTTTGACATAAACAGCTATGTAATCAAGCCGCAATTCAGAAATACACTGGATTCAGTGGCAACTGTGCTAAAGACTTACCCTGACTCAACAATCATAGTATCAGGACACACAGATACAACAGGAAATGATGCGATTAACAATCCATTATCTGTAAACCGTGCAAGTTCGGTAGAATCTTACCTTGAATCACAAGGTATTTCAAACTCAAGAATAACTTCACGTGGTTATGGAAGCAGACAGCCAATTGCAAGTAATGCAACAGAAGCTGGAAGAGCTCAAAACAGAAGAGTGGAAATTGCTATAATTGCAAATCAAAAATAA